In Zea mays cultivar B73 chromosome 7, Zm-B73-REFERENCE-NAM-5.0, whole genome shotgun sequence, the following proteins share a genomic window:
- the LOC100277803 gene encoding uncharacterized protein LOC100277803 (The RefSeq protein has 1 substitution compared to this genomic sequence), with the protein MSMALSRFTQWLWPGSAAAPVAAHEHPNEGLTSSSFPDFPSGFREPDTVTFYTGRGAGGRRARPRRVRNRRRSRGEPRVDREYDMVIVPSDGGGCLSGSDSDDSDWSIGWLEPQAPELQTDGDPENCFAVLVPCYRHGRQEQQPGRHEGRFLGAGTLTNGGFSDGKNFVEQWLSFLQN; encoded by the exons ATGTCCATGGCGCTGAGCCGCTTCACGCAATGGCTATGGCCGGGGAGCGCCGCGGCGCCGGTGGCCGCCCAcgagcaccccaacgaggggctgaCGAGCTCCTCCTTCCCGGACTTCCCCTCCGGCTTCCGGGAGCCCGACACCGTCACGTTCTACACCGGCAGGGgcgccggcggccgccgcgcGCGCCCGAGGAGGGTCAGGAACCGGCGCCGCAGCCGCGGTGAGCCCCGTGTCGACCGGGAGTACGACATGGTCATCGTCCCGTCCGACGGCGGTGGGTGCCTCTCCGGctctgactcggacgactccgacTGGTCCATCGGCTGGCTCGAGCCACAGGCACCGGAGCTTCAGACGGATGGCGACCCCGAGAACTGCTTCGCCGTCCTCGTGCCCTGCTACCGCCACGGCCGCCAAGAGCAGCAGCCCGGGAGGCACGAGGGCAGGTTTCTTGGCGCCGGCACCCTCACCAATGGTGGATTCTCTG ATGGAAAGAATTTTGTAGAGCAGTGGCTTTCTTCTCTCCAGAACTAA